From Thermodesulfobacteriota bacterium:
TTAATGAACTTAGTCCGCCAGAGGCGGACTCGTCTATCGATACTCCAATATCCTTCAATGCTTCCAGTGCCTTTATCCTTGCAGCTAAACCATGTTCTTTGCCAAGGGCTATCCTTCTGAGTTCCAGTGTCCCTGTCCTGTCCATGGATTCATGGGTGTCCTTTAACTTCTTTTGTACCTTCTTAGTAGACTTCTTTACCATCGTCCTTGTGTTGTTCCTTCTTATACCTTCCGTCCTATACCATAATAGGTAAATCCCATCTCCTGTAATTTTCTGGGATTGAATATGTTCCGTCCATCAAAGATCACAGGAGCATTCATCAACTTCGAGATCCTCTCAAAGTCGGGTTCCCGAAATTCGTTCCATTCTGTTATTAAAACCAGGGCATCAGCATCCTTTAAGGCATCATAACTATTTTTACTGTACTCTATCCTGCCTGACTTCGAGCCCCGCTCAGGCAGGTTACCTAATTCCTTTTTTGCCTCAACCATAGCAGCAGGGTCGTAAACCTTTATCCGGGCCCCTACTTCCAGCAGTCTTTTTATGATTATGATTGACGGAGCCTCCCTGATGTCATCAGTATTGGGTTTAAAGGAAAGCCCCCAGATACCGATTATCCTGCCTTTCAGATTTCCACCGAAGTGCTTCAGTATCTTCTGTACCAGCATCTCTCTTTGATGGATATTTACCGAGTCAACAGCCTTCAGTATACTTAAGTCATAATTGTTCTCCTCCGCAGTTCTGATTATTGCCCTGACGTCCTTTGGGAAACAGGAACCGCCGTATCCAACACCAGGGAACAGGAATGAATACCCAATCCTGGGGTCTGCTCCTATGCCTTTTCTGACATCGCTGATATCTGCCCCAACCCTCTCACAGAGGTTTGCCAGTTCATTCATAAATGATATCCTGGTTGTTAACATGGCATTGGCAGCATATTTTGTCATCTCTGCGCTTTCGATATCCATGGTTAGTATAGGATTACCTGTCCTGACAAAGGGAGAATACAGCTCTTTCATTATATCGGCTGCTTCCTGGTTGTCTGTGCCAATTATTATTCTGTCAGGCTTCATAAAGTCATTGATGGCTGCCCCTTCTTTCAGAAACTCAGGATTTGATACGACACTGAAGGGGTATTCTGTTTCTTTGGCGATTGCCTGCCTGACCCTGTTTGTTGTTCCAACAGGGACAGTGCTTTTGGTAGCAATGATCTTGTATCCATTGATAGCTTTACCAATCAGTGCGGCTACCTCAAGTACGTGTTTAAGATCAGCGGATCCATCATCGCCCTGGGGTGTACCAACCGCAATAAAATTTATGAGGGATTCTTTTACAGCCTTCTTAAGATTGGTTGTGAACTTGAGCCTTTCTTTTTTTGTATTTCGTTTCAGGAATTCCTCTAAACCAGGTTCATAGATTGGTACCTTACCTTTCTTCAGCCCCTCAATCTTTTTACTATCTTTATCTACACAGGTCACATCGTTTCCGTTTTCCGCAAAACATGCCCCTGCCACTAGCCCAACGTAACCCGTTCCTATTATACAGATCTTCATGCTGTACTCCTAAAGATATTCATCCATTCCTTCTTTTTCGAGCCTTTCCACTATCTTCTTAACGTCCTGACATTTGTCCTTCCTGGATATGAGTATAGCGTCCCCTGTGTCCACAACAACTATCCCATCCAAGCCAAGGGTCGCTATGAGTTTATCTTTACCATACACCACTGTATCCCTGGTCTCCAGACTAATACATTTCCCTATTAAGATATTCTCGTCCTCATCTTTTGGTAACACTTCATCCAGTGATGCCCAACTTCCAACGTCATTCCACCCAAAATCAGAAGGGACCACCGCGGTAATATTCGATTTTTCCATGACACCATAGTCTATGGAGATACTTTCGATACTTGAATATACCTTTGAAATTGCTTCTCTTTCCCGATCTGTTCCTATAGCTCCTCTTATCTTCGTTAAACCGTTGTACAGGAATGGAAGATGTGTTTCTATCTGTTTTAGAATTGCTGGCACCTTCCAGACAAATATCCCGCTGTTCCAGAAGAAGTTGCCATCGGCTAAGAATTCTGTAGCAGTGGTAATATCAGGTTTTTCTGTGAACCTTTTCACCTTGAAAAATTCCTTGGAACCTGATTTCCCCAACAAATCCCCTTTCTCTATGTATCCAAAGCCTGTGGCAGGGTATCCTGGTTCTGTTCCCAGTGTAACCAGATACCCAGTGCTTCGGGCTACATCTTCTGCTGCCAGTAAGGTTTTCAGGAAGGCTTCCTGGTCTTCTATATGATGATCAGCCGGCAGGGCAACCATCACACCTTCAGGGTCTTTGCGTTGAATATACAATGCCGCCAGCCCAATACACGGGGCTGTATTTCGACCTACGGGCTCCATAATGATATTATCTGAAAGACCTGTCTGTTCAATGGTTTCCTGAAGGTGAGATTCATTTACAACCGCATAGATGTTCTCTCTGGGGATTAGAGGGGTCAATCTTTCAATGGTTTTCATAACCATGGTTTTGTTTCCGATAATATCCAGAAACTGTTTGGGCTTTGACCTTCTGCTTTTAGGCCAGAATCTGGTTCCTTGCCCTCCTGCCATTACTACAGCGAACATTAAATTGAACCCTTCAAAAGAGAGTACTTCCGATTTACGAATTACGACTCACGAATTTCCCCTGCCTGTGCAACGGCAGACAGGCCGTACATCTTATTATAGTATTCCTGGTATTCTCCGCTCTTGATCTTTTTCCACCAGGGCTTGTTCTCTATGTACCACCCGATGGTTTTCTCAATCCCTTCTTCGAACGTGTACCGGGGAGACCATCCAAGTTCCCTCTGAAGCTTGTTAGAGTCTATCGCGTACCGTCTGTCGTGACCAAGACGGTCTCTTACATATTTTATAAGCCTTTCAGGTTTCCCCAATATCTTGAGAATTGTTTTAGTTATCTCCAGATTTGTTTTTTCACAGTTCCCACCAATATTATATACTTCCCCGTTTTTCCCTTTCTCAATAACAAGATCGATTGCGCGGCAATGGTCCTCCACATATAACCAGTCTCTAATATTTAATCCATCGCCATACAGGGGGAGAGGTACATCTGCTAAGGCATTGGTAATGAACAGGGGGATAACCTTCTCAGGAAATTGGTAAGGGCCATAGTTGTTGGATGATCTGGTGATGATGGCTGGCAGATTATAGGTGTGGTGAAATGCCCTGACCAGGACATCTGCGCTGGCTTTACTTGCGGAATAGGGGCTGTTAGGTGCAAGAGGGGTGTTTTCTGTAAAGTATCCGTCAGTCCCCAGCGACCCATATACCTCATCAGTAGATATCTGAATGAACTTTTTAATCCGCCTATGGCGGGCAGCTTCTAATAGAACATGGGTGCCCAGCACGTTTGTATTAATAAATACGCTGGCATCCATAATACTTCTGTCTACGTGGGACTCTGCAGCAAAATTAACTATAATGTCAACCCCGTCTACCAGCCCATCGACTAA
This genomic window contains:
- a CDS encoding mannose-1-phosphate guanylyltransferase, coding for MFAVVMAGGQGTRFWPKSRRSKPKQFLDIIGNKTMVMKTIERLTPLIPRENIYAVVNESHLQETIEQTGLSDNIIMEPVGRNTAPCIGLAALYIQRKDPEGVMVALPADHHIEDQEAFLKTLLAAEDVARSTGYLVTLGTEPGYPATGFGYIEKGDLLGKSGSKEFFKVKRFTEKPDITTATEFLADGNFFWNSGIFVWKVPAILKQIETHLPFLYNGLTKIRGAIGTDREREAISKVYSSIESISIDYGVMEKSNITAVVPSDFGWNDVGSWASLDEVLPKDEDENILIGKCISLETRDTVVYGKDKLIATLGLDGIVVVDTGDAILISRKDKCQDVKKIVERLEKEGMDEYL
- the rfbB gene encoding dTDP-glucose 4,6-dehydratase, encoding MKILVTGGAGFIGSNFIRYIFAKHPHYKIINLDKLTYSGNLENLRDISSASGYRFIKGDICDTKLVDGLVDGVDIIVNFAAESHVDRSIMDASVFINTNVLGTHVLLEAARHRRIKKFIQISTDEVYGSLGTDGYFTENTPLAPNSPYSASKASADVLVRAFHHTYNLPAIITRSSNNYGPYQFPEKVIPLFITNALADVPLPLYGDGLNIRDWLYVEDHCRAIDLVIEKGKNGEVYNIGGNCEKTNLEITKTILKILGKPERLIKYVRDRLGHDRRYAIDSNKLQRELGWSPRYTFEEGIEKTIGWYIENKPWWKKIKSGEYQEYYNKMYGLSAVAQAGEIRES
- a CDS encoding UDP-glucose/GDP-mannose dehydrogenase family protein gives rise to the protein MKICIIGTGYVGLVAGACFAENGNDVTCVDKDSKKIEGLKKGKVPIYEPGLEEFLKRNTKKERLKFTTNLKKAVKESLINFIAVGTPQGDDGSADLKHVLEVAALIGKAINGYKIIATKSTVPVGTTNRVRQAIAKETEYPFSVVSNPEFLKEGAAINDFMKPDRIIIGTDNQEAADIMKELYSPFVRTGNPILTMDIESAEMTKYAANAMLTTRISFMNELANLCERVGADISDVRKGIGADPRIGYSFLFPGVGYGGSCFPKDVRAIIRTAEENNYDLSILKAVDSVNIHQREMLVQKILKHFGGNLKGRIIGIWGLSFKPNTDDIREAPSIIIIKRLLEVGARIKVYDPAAMVEAKKELGNLPERGSKSGRIEYSKNSYDALKDADALVLITEWNEFREPDFERISKLMNAPVIFDGRNIFNPRKLQEMGFTYYGIGRKV